One Bacillota bacterium genomic region harbors:
- a CDS encoding ImmA/IrrE family metallo-endopeptidase, whose amino-acid sequence MGGIGISPAVLRWALNRSTRRSEIEERFPKLIRWLNGQDRPTLRELEQLARATSTPLGYFFLPEPPEERLPIPYFRTSNSQVALPPSPDLLETMQMMQRRQEWMREYLIEQGAERLAFVGSAGVKDGPGELAQDMRQALGLNKEWAARQTTWTEALRKLQKSMEEAGILVVINGIVGNNTHRKLDVSEFRGFVLVDEYAPLVFVNGADGKAAQMFTLAHELAHLWFGRSAVFDLRELQPANDEIEQACNRVAAEFLVPASELHEKWASIRHEDNPYQQAARQFKVSELVIARRALDLSLITRDEFLEFYQTYRDSEYRTAAQSYGGGDFYATQNVRIGLRFARAVVRATREGRLLYREAYQLTGLYGKTFAQYAQLLDSGGLQQ is encoded by the coding sequence ATGGGCGGCATAGGCATAAGTCCGGCTGTCCTGCGTTGGGCGCTCAATCGCTCGACCAGGCGCTCCGAGATCGAGGAGAGATTTCCTAAGCTCATCAGATGGCTCAATGGTCAAGATCGGCCGACATTGCGAGAACTCGAACAGCTGGCCAGGGCGACTTCAACGCCACTAGGATATTTTTTCCTCCCAGAACCGCCGGAGGAACGGCTGCCTATTCCTTACTTCCGCACTTCCAACAGCCAGGTCGCACTTCCACCAAGTCCCGACCTTTTGGAGACTATGCAAATGATGCAACGGCGTCAGGAATGGATGCGCGAGTATCTTATTGAACAGGGAGCAGAGCGTTTAGCCTTTGTAGGATCGGCAGGAGTTAAAGACGGACCGGGCGAACTTGCTCAGGATATGAGACAGGCGCTTGGCCTCAATAAAGAATGGGCGGCTAGGCAGACGACCTGGACTGAGGCGCTGAGGAAATTGCAGAAGAGCATGGAAGAAGCAGGTATCCTTGTTGTCATTAACGGGATTGTTGGAAATAACACGCACCGAAAGTTGGATGTAAGTGAGTTCCGCGGTTTTGTTCTTGTTGATGAATACGCCCCATTGGTCTTCGTAAATGGAGCTGACGGCAAGGCGGCGCAGATGTTTACTCTGGCGCATGAATTGGCTCATCTATGGTTCGGAAGGAGCGCAGTGTTTGATTTGCGTGAACTTCAGCCTGCAAATGATGAGATTGAACAGGCATGCAATCGGGTGGCTGCAGAGTTTCTTGTGCCGGCGTCCGAGCTGCATGAGAAATGGGCTTCTATTCGTCACGAGGACAATCCCTATCAGCAGGCTGCACGCCAGTTCAAGGTAAGTGAACTGGTTATTGCGCGCAGGGCTCTGGATCTTTCGCTTATCACAAGGGACGAGTTCCTTGAGTTTTACCAGACCTACCGAGATAGCGAGTATCGTACTGCTGCTCAAAGTTATGGAGGTGGGGATTTTTACGCAACACAGAATGTACGGATTGGCTTGCGTTTTGCCAGGGCTGTAGTGCGTGCCACCAGGGAGGGTAGGCTTCTTTACCGTGAAGCCTACCAGTTGACAGGACTTTATGGAAAGACTTTTGCGCAGTATGCACAATTGCTTGATTCCGGAGGCTTGCAGCAATAG